From Salinirubellus salinus, the proteins below share one genomic window:
- a CDS encoding DUF7261 family protein, which translates to MSDRLVAAEDGDRAQLLLVGALSLAIALVAVALVLNSAIYTHNLASRQDTPSDDVVTFTRDVRASAGGYLDSANRNEGVNGYGAVGNTYAGGLDGVAGTVDDRAAVDVAATRVGHVANSQVRGVRVVDAGGGTFQPRTGPSEFPADTWVVAHAVRVRSFRVDVEPSDLGLLDQLGLGDAEDALQDPTSDDVFVVEFTDDVATPSAGETWRVAVYEDGDGDPTVGVLELGSGITRTCSVDDSSVPDPLTLDLTGARFGGQACAPLSFVDDLPDKYSVKYYEADEIEGSYELFADLSVDGAGDEAGVFTDGVDALNYGEHCDGPTYWAGTSGDYPRVVPAYYATDLSFRYESPDVTFVGTQRVALAEPGPAPTSPRVQSVDVTDSSGASSDLEFEVDVTVSDPNGDLDSLTVEVIDDDGDVVDDADYDDSDPELDGDSADVSPSLTDDEDDEGPYTVRVTVGDDAGDEHVVNQTHDADGDTSGCPA; encoded by the coding sequence GTGAGCGACCGCCTCGTCGCGGCCGAGGACGGGGACCGAGCGCAGCTGCTGCTGGTCGGCGCCCTCTCGCTGGCCATCGCGCTCGTCGCGGTGGCGCTGGTGTTGAACTCCGCCATCTACACGCACAACCTCGCCAGCCGACAGGACACCCCCTCCGACGACGTGGTGACGTTCACCCGCGACGTGCGCGCGAGCGCCGGTGGGTACCTGGACAGCGCGAACCGGAACGAGGGGGTGAACGGGTACGGCGCCGTCGGTAACACCTACGCTGGCGGCCTCGACGGTGTGGCGGGGACGGTCGACGACAGGGCCGCCGTCGACGTGGCAGCCACGCGCGTGGGGCACGTCGCCAACAGCCAGGTCCGTGGCGTGCGGGTGGTCGACGCGGGCGGAGGAACGTTCCAGCCGCGGACCGGTCCGTCGGAATTCCCCGCCGACACCTGGGTGGTCGCCCACGCCGTCCGGGTGCGCTCGTTCCGCGTCGACGTCGAGCCCTCGGACCTGGGCCTGCTGGATCAGCTCGGTCTGGGCGACGCCGAGGACGCGCTGCAGGACCCCACCTCGGACGACGTGTTCGTCGTCGAGTTCACCGACGACGTGGCGACCCCGAGTGCCGGCGAGACGTGGCGCGTCGCCGTCTACGAGGACGGGGACGGGGACCCCACGGTGGGCGTCCTCGAACTGGGGTCCGGCATCACGCGCACCTGCTCGGTCGACGACTCGTCGGTGCCGGACCCGCTCACGCTCGACCTGACCGGGGCCCGGTTCGGCGGGCAGGCGTGTGCGCCGCTCAGTTTCGTCGACGACCTCCCGGACAAGTACTCGGTGAAGTACTACGAGGCCGACGAGATCGAGGGGTCGTACGAACTGTTCGCCGACCTCTCGGTCGACGGGGCGGGCGACGAGGCGGGCGTGTTCACCGACGGGGTCGACGCCCTGAACTACGGTGAGCACTGCGACGGCCCGACCTACTGGGCGGGGACCAGCGGTGACTACCCACGGGTCGTGCCGGCGTACTACGCGACCGACCTGTCGTTCCGGTACGAGTCGCCCGACGTGACGTTCGTCGGGACGCAGCGCGTGGCGCTGGCCGAGCCCGGCCCGGCGCCCACGAGCCCGCGGGTGCAGTCCGTCGACGTCACCGACTCCTCAGGGGCGAGTTCCGACCTCGAGTTCGAGGTGGACGTGACCGTGTCGGACCCGAACGGCGACCTCGACTCGCTGACCGTCGAGGTGATCGACGACGACGGCGACGTGGTCGACGACGCCGACTACGACGACAGCGACCCCGAGTTGGACGGTGACTCGGCCGACGTCTCGCCGTCTCTCACCGACGACGAGGACGACGAGGGGCCGTACACCGTACGGGTGACGGTGGGGGACGACGCGGGTGACGAGCACGTCGTGAACCAGACTCACGACGCGGACGGCGACACGTCGGGGTGTCCGGCGTGA
- a CDS encoding DUF7266 family protein — MDDRAVNTTVGYVLTLGISSLLIVGLLVTAGGFVEDQRQTTVRQELSVVGQQVASDLSGADRLVRVGGSEVTVRSSLPGEVTGIRYRVEVDPAPTPSGPTTLRLSTSEPNVVVEVAVRTASEVAPASFDGGDLVVTWTGSELEVRRA; from the coding sequence ATGGACGACCGCGCGGTCAACACGACGGTCGGCTACGTGCTGACCCTCGGCATCAGTTCGTTGCTCATCGTCGGCTTGCTGGTGACCGCGGGCGGGTTCGTCGAGGACCAGCGCCAGACGACGGTGCGACAGGAACTCTCCGTGGTGGGCCAGCAGGTCGCGAGCGACCTGAGCGGGGCCGACCGCCTCGTGCGGGTCGGAGGGAGTGAGGTGACGGTCCGGAGTTCGCTCCCGGGCGAGGTGACCGGCATCCGCTACCGCGTCGAGGTCGACCCGGCGCCGACCCCGTCCGGCCCGACGACACTCAGGCTCAGCACGAGCGAGCCCAACGTGGTCGTCGAGGTGGCGGTCCGGACGGCGAGCGAGGTCGCCCCGGCGTCGTTCGACGGCGGCGACCTCGTGGTGACCTGGACCGGGAGCGAACTGGAGGTGCGCCGTGCGTAG
- a CDS encoding DUF7289 family protein: MRSRAVESVVGFVLVFSLVASSVGVVYVFGYGGLQDTRDAEQLSNVESAFDVLADNVEDVQREDAPHRATEFKLYRADLRTGDPVEFTVTVQNWNDDGDPDTAEPLNSTVTVDAVPVVYSPTGSETSIRYVGGAVLRTDRNGAVMLHEPPLVLREADGERGAVFPFVETRTRGTTAVSGSTTVLVRADEVLAESLTAATDPAADTTDTTGDVYDVLLTVETDPARTSTWAEHLNGEFEAAYGVRPCTTAGGTVTCDFETDRLFVSVTRIDVSIDD, encoded by the coding sequence GTGCGTAGTCGCGCCGTCGAGAGCGTGGTCGGGTTCGTCCTCGTCTTCTCGCTCGTGGCGAGTTCGGTCGGCGTCGTCTACGTCTTCGGGTACGGGGGGCTGCAGGACACGCGCGACGCCGAACAGCTCTCGAACGTCGAGAGCGCGTTCGACGTCCTCGCGGACAACGTGGAGGACGTCCAGCGCGAGGACGCTCCCCACCGCGCGACGGAGTTCAAACTCTACCGGGCCGACCTGCGGACCGGTGACCCGGTCGAGTTCACCGTGACTGTCCAGAACTGGAACGACGACGGTGACCCAGACACAGCCGAACCGCTGAACAGCACGGTCACCGTCGACGCGGTCCCGGTCGTCTACTCCCCGACGGGGTCAGAGACGTCCATCAGGTACGTCGGCGGGGCCGTCCTGCGCACCGACCGGAACGGGGCGGTGATGCTCCACGAACCGCCACTCGTGTTGCGTGAGGCGGACGGCGAGCGGGGTGCCGTCTTCCCGTTCGTCGAGACGCGCACGAGGGGGACCACGGCCGTCTCCGGATCGACGACGGTGCTCGTCCGGGCCGACGAGGTACTGGCCGAGTCGCTCACGGCGGCCACCGACCCGGCCGCGGACACCACGGACACGACTGGCGACGTCTACGACGTACTGTTGACCGTCGAGACGGACCCCGCACGCACCTCGACGTGGGCCGAGCACCTGAACGGGGAGTTCGAGGCGGCCTACGGCGTCCGGCCGTGTACGACGGCGGGCGGGACGGTCACCTGCGACTTCGAGACGGACCGTCTGTTCGTCTCGGTGACGCGCATCGACGTGAGCATCGACGACTGA
- a CDS encoding DUF7289 family protein, with amino-acid sequence MMPPAVPDRGQSSPVGYALVLGVVVVAVVTTVALGAAALTDAQDQSAVARAEQTMTLFDSQTSQVALGDSDVHTVGLGGTQGTYSVDPTAGSMSIVQLDCDDDGVDDDGDDTVSGTPTNNLTVEDDAYLMDPVPLGRMTYTTGSTTLAYEGGGVWRQDRRGETQMISPPEFHYRGATLTLPIILTRGSGGGSGAGTRATVTDAGEPTQVFPRGADYPDRCWEDGIAEPFSNPVEDGSVYVQVESDYAQAWGEYFERRTEGEVTYPTDDVVRVELVSLAQVGAFEMPGEGGAVPVSGASAGHSVEEFSIRLRPDDTDSANFNNLQWSMYAETGDQRLELHLRKSGSGGCPTPGITADLTVYYSEDGGTTYHGWKEDDAFVTKCADLNGDGDDEIYMEATFVDDDDGDGNPENVGETDVSLEYVSLSQSDLVYFKPNGGVVDPVTLGGHGAAWESESYDPGSGDSETVDRLVNHYFAEFPDEFDLVVDDKSSDTINEGGSSGRLFTGGSDRYVTYIHVTENEVEVELD; translated from the coding sequence ATGATGCCGCCAGCCGTTCCCGACCGGGGCCAGTCCTCGCCCGTCGGCTACGCACTCGTGCTGGGCGTGGTGGTGGTCGCCGTCGTCACCACCGTCGCGCTCGGGGCGGCGGCGCTGACCGACGCACAAGACCAGTCCGCCGTCGCGCGCGCCGAACAGACCATGACCCTGTTCGACTCGCAGACCTCACAGGTCGCACTGGGCGACTCGGACGTCCACACCGTCGGCCTCGGTGGCACGCAGGGGACCTACTCGGTCGACCCCACCGCCGGGTCGATGTCCATCGTCCAGCTGGACTGTGACGACGACGGGGTCGACGACGACGGCGACGACACCGTGTCGGGGACCCCGACCAACAACCTCACCGTCGAGGACGACGCCTACCTGATGGACCCGGTCCCACTCGGGCGGATGACCTACACCACCGGGTCGACGACGCTCGCCTACGAGGGAGGCGGCGTCTGGCGACAGGACCGTCGGGGTGAGACGCAGATGATCTCCCCGCCGGAGTTCCACTACCGTGGCGCGACGCTGACGCTCCCGATCATCCTGACCCGCGGGAGCGGCGGCGGGTCCGGGGCGGGCACCCGGGCGACGGTCACCGACGCCGGCGAGCCGACGCAGGTCTTCCCCCGCGGCGCGGACTACCCCGACCGGTGCTGGGAGGACGGCATCGCCGAACCGTTCAGCAACCCCGTGGAGGACGGGAGCGTCTACGTCCAGGTCGAGAGTGACTACGCCCAGGCGTGGGGCGAGTACTTCGAGCGGCGCACCGAGGGCGAGGTGACCTACCCCACCGACGACGTGGTCCGCGTCGAGCTCGTCTCGCTGGCGCAGGTGGGCGCGTTCGAGATGCCGGGCGAGGGCGGCGCAGTGCCGGTCTCCGGCGCCTCGGCCGGCCACTCGGTCGAGGAGTTCTCCATCCGCCTCCGCCCCGACGACACCGACTCGGCGAACTTCAACAACCTCCAGTGGTCGATGTACGCCGAGACCGGTGACCAGCGGCTCGAGCTACACCTCCGGAAGTCCGGGAGTGGTGGTTGTCCCACCCCAGGCATCACCGCGGACCTGACCGTCTACTACTCCGAGGACGGCGGGACGACCTACCACGGCTGGAAGGAGGACGACGCCTTCGTGACGAAGTGTGCCGACCTGAACGGCGACGGCGACGACGAGATATACATGGAGGCCACGTTCGTCGACGACGACGACGGCGACGGGAACCCCGAGAACGTCGGCGAGACCGACGTCTCACTCGAGTACGTCTCGCTCAGCCAGAGCGACCTCGTCTACTTCAAACCCAACGGGGGCGTCGTGGACCCGGTCACCCTCGGGGGGCACGGCGCGGCCTGGGAGTCCGAGTCGTACGACCCGGGCAGCGGCGATTCCGAGACAGTCGACCGCCTCGTCAACCACTACTTCGCCGAGTTCCCCGACGAGTTCGACCTCGTCGTCGACGACAAGAGTTCGGACACGATCAACGAAGGCGGGTCGAGCGGCCGGCTGTTCACTGGCGGGAGCGACCGCTACGTCACGTACATCCACGTCACCGAGAACGAGGTCGAGGTCGAGCTGGACTGA
- a CDS encoding DUF7287 family protein: MRAQTTLDFAIGMSVFLLAVVFVFTFVPGILEPFEAGPQEETAVADRVASQLVQSSMADPAEPYVLGLPCTNGFFNATAAGDVACGFDTSADLTAGDRLSDRVGVTDRQRLQVTVEGDVDGDGDVHALCFDNDDKKIVEVTDSECGEAVADDRTTNTDVLYTLGDTPSDTQAVVTAQRTVEVDGYTATVVVEVW; encoded by the coding sequence ATGCGGGCACAGACGACCCTGGACTTCGCCATCGGGATGAGCGTGTTCCTGCTGGCGGTGGTGTTCGTCTTCACGTTCGTCCCCGGTATCCTCGAACCGTTCGAGGCCGGGCCGCAGGAGGAGACGGCCGTGGCCGACCGGGTGGCCTCGCAACTCGTCCAGTCGTCGATGGCCGACCCCGCGGAACCGTACGTCCTCGGCCTGCCGTGCACGAACGGCTTCTTCAACGCCACGGCGGCCGGGGACGTGGCCTGTGGGTTCGACACGAGCGCCGACCTGACCGCGGGCGACAGACTGTCCGACCGGGTCGGGGTCACCGACCGCCAGCGGTTGCAGGTCACTGTCGAGGGAGACGTGGACGGCGACGGCGACGTCCACGCGCTGTGTTTCGACAACGACGACAAGAAGATCGTCGAGGTGACCGACAGCGAGTGTGGCGAGGCGGTCGCCGACGACCGGACCACGAACACGGACGTGCTCTACACGCTAGGTGACACTCCGAGCGACACGCAGGCGGTGGTGACCGCACAGCGGACCGTGGAGGTCGATGGGTACACGGCGACCGTGGTGGTGGAGGTGTGGTGA
- a CDS encoding DUF7288 family protein encodes MRGADAGRRGRGQAHTLEGVVAALLLLASLVFALQSTAVTPLSASTSSQHIENQEQSMADGVLSIAEDDGDLLAAVVYWDETTESLHGIGGGGYANDGDYPAGFVLGDLLTESFSERGIAYNVFVQYRTADGAQRERRLVYRGVPSDNAVTASRVLTVYDDTPLAEADGSDDTLTVSDPGANFYMPDASPSTGTYNTVRVELTVWRM; translated from the coding sequence ATGCGTGGGGCCGACGCGGGCCGACGGGGACGCGGACAGGCCCACACGCTGGAGGGGGTCGTCGCCGCGCTCCTCCTGCTGGCCAGTCTGGTGTTCGCATTGCAGTCGACGGCCGTGACGCCGCTGTCGGCCTCGACGTCGAGTCAGCACATAGAGAACCAGGAGCAGTCGATGGCCGACGGAGTGCTCTCCATCGCCGAGGACGACGGCGACCTGCTGGCGGCCGTGGTCTACTGGGACGAGACCACCGAGTCCCTCCACGGGATCGGGGGTGGTGGCTACGCGAACGACGGCGACTATCCGGCCGGGTTCGTCCTCGGTGACCTGCTGACCGAGTCGTTCTCCGAGCGCGGCATCGCGTACAACGTGTTCGTCCAGTACCGGACGGCCGACGGCGCCCAGCGCGAACGCCGTCTGGTCTACCGGGGCGTCCCGAGCGACAACGCCGTCACCGCCTCGCGCGTGTTGACCGTCTACGACGATACACCGCTCGCGGAGGCCGATGGCAGCGACGACACCCTGACGGTGAGCGACCCGGGCGCGAACTTCTACATGCCCGACGCCTCGCCGTCGACTGGCACCTACAACACCGTGCGTGTCGAACTGACCGTCTGGCGGATGTGA
- a CDS encoding PKD domain-containing protein, with protein MTPFPRRPFADDERDRAQLILVSALVLATTLVALSLVVNSVIYTENLATRRDADTGQALNFREATHDGALRGLETANFEPADATYLQRKAALRDTLASWQTDSSRYFASQGLEVATSAASFVEGTRVSQDTVGPFVPADSNVVYDSNTLDLLGLGEAETWVAANATSVRRLRLSVERNDRLYETSQSLLAEGIDTILTGNEVYALYVEDSNGDDYRIYVYENTTVSPNEVSVAVYDEQATDLVGEACRVPGDTVDIDVTGGTLTGSAGTESCEALSFWQDTDGPYDLYHLNGNSVEGTYSFVTDRPEVEFREAVEDQNQGLYDDLVDLLGMMSVTKTDPVDDETYATSDGSTVYTTPAIYATDVTVEYRTGGLVYESSVRVAPGEPGEPTVPAGGAGGGDSGSDSNTAPDAQFSVSDTSVTVGNAVSFDASASSDSDGSVDSYEWAFGDGNVDTGTTPSHAFGSTGSYDVTLTVTDDDGATDSRTRTVEVVSSSADAPTIDSLSVTDGSTAGPGNSPDDVSFTADWTVSDADDNLLQVRVELVEDPDGAAGTLDTDSASISGGSAASALNVGGTLRGGCGDPYDVVVTVEDGDGQTDSRTERVSASC; from the coding sequence ATGACACCGTTCCCTCGACGACCATTCGCCGACGACGAGCGCGACCGCGCACAGCTGATACTCGTGAGTGCACTCGTGCTCGCGACGACGCTCGTGGCGCTCTCGCTGGTGGTCAACTCCGTCATCTACACGGAGAACCTGGCGACGCGGCGCGACGCCGACACCGGGCAGGCGCTGAACTTCCGCGAGGCGACCCACGACGGCGCCCTCCGGGGGCTGGAGACGGCGAACTTCGAGCCGGCCGACGCCACGTACCTGCAGCGCAAGGCGGCCCTCCGCGACACGCTGGCGAGCTGGCAGACCGACAGCAGTCGGTACTTCGCCAGTCAGGGTCTCGAGGTCGCGACGAGCGCCGCCTCGTTCGTCGAGGGGACACGGGTGAGTCAGGACACCGTGGGACCGTTCGTCCCGGCGGATTCGAACGTCGTGTACGACAGTAACACGCTGGACCTGCTCGGGCTGGGCGAGGCCGAGACGTGGGTGGCTGCGAACGCCACCTCCGTCAGACGGCTCCGACTGAGCGTTGAGCGGAACGACCGGCTCTACGAGACGAGCCAGAGCCTGCTCGCCGAGGGCATCGACACCATCCTGACCGGTAACGAGGTGTACGCCCTGTACGTCGAGGATTCGAACGGTGACGACTACCGGATCTACGTCTACGAGAACACCACCGTCTCCCCGAACGAGGTGTCGGTCGCCGTCTACGACGAACAGGCGACCGACCTCGTGGGTGAGGCCTGTCGGGTGCCGGGTGACACCGTCGACATCGACGTGACCGGCGGGACGCTCACCGGGAGTGCCGGCACCGAGTCCTGCGAGGCCCTCTCGTTCTGGCAGGACACCGACGGGCCGTACGACCTCTATCACCTGAACGGGAACAGCGTGGAGGGCACCTACTCGTTCGTCACCGACCGCCCGGAGGTTGAGTTCCGGGAGGCCGTCGAAGACCAGAACCAGGGCCTCTACGACGACCTCGTGGACCTGCTCGGGATGATGTCGGTGACGAAGACGGACCCCGTCGACGACGAGACCTACGCCACCAGCGACGGCTCGACGGTGTACACGACGCCTGCCATCTACGCCACCGACGTGACCGTCGAGTACCGGACCGGTGGGCTCGTCTACGAGTCCTCGGTTCGCGTGGCGCCGGGTGAACCCGGCGAACCGACGGTACCGGCCGGCGGGGCTGGCGGTGGCGACAGCGGGAGCGACTCGAACACGGCACCGGACGCCCAGTTCTCCGTCTCGGACACCAGCGTGACCGTCGGGAACGCGGTCAGTTTCGACGCCTCGGCCAGCAGCGACTCGGACGGCTCGGTCGACAGCTACGAGTGGGCCTTCGGCGACGGGAACGTCGACACCGGCACCACGCCGAGTCACGCGTTCGGCTCGACCGGGTCGTACGACGTGACGCTGACCGTCACCGACGACGACGGGGCCACTGACAGTCGGACCCGGACCGTCGAGGTGGTCTCCTCGTCAGCCGACGCGCCGACCATCGACTCGCTCTCGGTCACCGACGGGAGTACCGCTGGGCCGGGGAACTCGCCCGACGACGTCTCGTTCACGGCCGACTGGACTGTCTCCGACGCCGACGACAACCTGCTCCAGGTACGGGTCGAACTCGTCGAGGACCCCGACGGTGCGGCGGGGACGCTCGATACCGACTCGGCGTCTATCTCCGGCGGGAGCGCGGCTAGCGCGCTCAACGTCGGTGGTACCCTCAGGGGCGGCTGTGGCGACCCGTACGACGTCGTCGTCACCGTCGAGGATGGGGACGGACAGACCGACTCCCGCACCGAACGGGTGTCCGCGTCGTGCTGA
- a CDS encoding DUF7266 family protein, with translation MLSPDLRRRDERGAATTLGYALSLGITSLLVTGLLFTGGTFVEDQRDRAVRSELRVVGQQVADGVGSADRLAATTREGGAVELRRSLPDDVAGAGYRLSLSRLGADDVRPVYELTLRSFDPDISTRVRAFSGAAVYAPRDVDGGEVVVQSNDALVPKLFLTAPDAAPVFVEADGVVALEAEGPTGTLAGSSDEADHYWEPFDDADASGGTAVVTRPNVSVNPGDPGNAGETTTGPALTYDVEFDSAGTYYVFVRMKAPDGESDSVHVALNDDAPVTYDDDGSPAFGLSEGAGSSWSWVHGLANDGDGGDYVTLSPDSPGVHTLRLYMREDGTQVDKIVLIRASSPPADPSGTGPSAF, from the coding sequence GTGCTGAGTCCCGACCTCCGGCGCCGCGACGAACGCGGCGCCGCGACGACGCTCGGGTACGCACTCAGCCTCGGCATCACCTCGCTGCTCGTCACCGGCCTGCTGTTCACGGGCGGGACGTTCGTCGAGGACCAGCGCGACCGGGCGGTCCGCTCGGAACTCCGCGTCGTCGGCCAGCAGGTGGCCGACGGCGTCGGGTCCGCCGACCGGCTGGCGGCCACCACGCGGGAGGGTGGGGCCGTCGAGTTGCGACGGTCACTCCCGGACGACGTGGCGGGGGCGGGCTACCGCCTCTCGCTGTCCCGACTGGGCGCCGACGACGTGCGGCCGGTCTACGAACTCACGCTGCGCTCGTTCGACCCCGACATCTCCACGCGTGTCCGGGCGTTCTCCGGCGCCGCGGTCTACGCCCCGCGAGACGTGGACGGCGGGGAGGTCGTCGTCCAGTCGAACGACGCACTCGTCCCCAAGTTGTTCCTGACCGCCCCCGACGCCGCCCCCGTCTTCGTCGAGGCGGACGGCGTGGTGGCGCTGGAGGCCGAGGGGCCGACCGGGACGCTCGCGGGGTCGAGCGACGAGGCGGACCACTACTGGGAACCGTTCGACGACGCCGACGCCTCGGGCGGGACGGCCGTCGTCACGCGGCCGAACGTGAGCGTGAACCCCGGCGACCCCGGGAACGCGGGTGAGACCACGACCGGTCCCGCGCTCACCTACGACGTCGAGTTCGACAGTGCCGGGACCTACTACGTGTTCGTCAGGATGAAGGCACCCGACGGTGAGAGCGACTCGGTGCACGTCGCCCTGAACGACGACGCGCCGGTCACCTACGACGACGACGGGTCTCCAGCGTTCGGTCTGAGTGAGGGCGCGGGCTCCTCGTGGTCGTGGGTCCACGGCCTCGCCAACGACGGTGACGGCGGCGACTACGTGACTCTCTCACCGGACTCGCCGGGCGTTCACACCCTGCGGCTCTACATGCGCGAGGACGGGACGCAGGTCGACAAGATCGTCCTGATACGGGCGTCGTCGCCCCCCGCCGACCCGAGCGGCACTGGACCGTCTGCCTTCTGA
- a CDS encoding DUF7289 family protein, protein MSQVVSFVLVFSLVATTVGVVSVVGFDGLSDRRDAERVDNAERAFDVLADNVEDVYRDGAPSRATEIKLDDAALETGSATTVKVDFPDDSLGPFDTSLRPIVFEPQGRNSSIVYEAGAVIRVDDGNAVMLREPPLRFDEDRSTASLVVTGGEGAVGGSTTVLVRTDETTTAVLHPAGTETAATPNSRFVFQLETAPERAPAWETFLEAEFSWVSDACTRDGGRVTCEVPAGSSPDELYLSETVIEVTFE, encoded by the coding sequence GTGAGTCAGGTCGTGAGTTTCGTCCTCGTCTTCTCGCTGGTCGCGACGACCGTCGGTGTGGTGTCGGTCGTCGGGTTCGACGGCCTCTCGGACAGACGGGACGCCGAACGGGTCGACAACGCCGAGCGTGCGTTCGACGTCCTCGCGGACAACGTCGAGGACGTCTACCGCGACGGGGCACCGAGTCGGGCGACCGAGATAAAACTCGACGATGCGGCGCTCGAGACGGGCAGTGCGACGACCGTGAAGGTGGACTTCCCGGACGACTCGCTCGGCCCGTTCGACACGAGCCTGCGGCCCATCGTCTTCGAGCCGCAGGGGCGCAACTCGAGTATCGTCTACGAGGCCGGGGCGGTCATCCGCGTCGACGACGGCAACGCCGTGATGCTCCGCGAGCCGCCGCTCCGGTTCGACGAGGACCGGAGCACGGCCTCGCTCGTCGTCACGGGCGGCGAGGGTGCGGTCGGCGGGTCCACGACCGTACTCGTCCGGACCGACGAGACCACCACGGCCGTGCTGCACCCCGCCGGGACGGAGACGGCGGCGACCCCGAACTCGCGGTTCGTCTTCCAGCTCGAGACGGCGCCCGAGCGCGCCCCGGCGTGGGAGACGTTCCTCGAGGCCGAGTTCTCGTGGGTGAGCGACGCCTGCACGCGCGACGGGGGGCGCGTCACCTGCGAAGTCCCCGCCGGGTCCTCGCCGGACGAGCTGTACCTCTCGGAGACGGTCATCGAGGTCACGTTCGAGTGA
- a CDS encoding DUF7289 family protein — MRLPRPASGQAEVLGLALLLGLLVLGTTAVLALGGTALDQTQSSSRLENAEHSMTLFDSRAAMVALGGSGTQTVSFGRGGGDFRVDEGSGELRVIHVDYDGNVSPNDDSNDETLYSGTLGQVVYTSGDTEVAYQAGGVWRKGEGAARMVSPPEFHYRSATLTLPVVVARGSGGAGGGGASRVTLREVPNSFEREYPDEGQTYSTAPSRVYDNPVQQGFIRIEVESEYYEGWAEYFRSRTDGKVSSFDTNETARLDLITIGTIGDFTMQSVGDTIPVRGFPTDGHSLNDFQIRLRPDSGQSSNFNNLMWSMSATSDDGQRHLELAVNGNGAKCGETVTAAVYYSDDGTATYEGWTAPYTVQCSGDDIWVDVDFTDSGTTATYESLSGRDGKLYSSETENDEGTFLGSSGVLPSDDDHGDIDLSPGETRSMAFVVPHYFSEFGTDLPLTINEGNNAGQCYATGNKNPDCEASAGYIDYPGSGKVVTYLHVTENGLEVEFD; from the coding sequence ATGCGTCTCCCCCGCCCCGCCAGCGGTCAGGCCGAGGTCCTCGGCCTCGCGCTGTTGCTCGGACTGCTCGTCCTCGGCACCACCGCCGTCCTCGCACTGGGCGGGACGGCGCTCGACCAGACCCAGAGCAGTTCGCGCCTCGAGAACGCCGAACACAGCATGACGCTGTTCGACTCGCGGGCCGCGATGGTCGCGCTGGGCGGCTCGGGGACCCAGACCGTCTCGTTCGGCCGCGGCGGCGGGGACTTCAGGGTCGACGAGGGGTCGGGCGAACTCCGGGTGATCCACGTCGACTACGACGGCAACGTGAGTCCGAACGACGACAGCAACGACGAGACCCTCTACTCGGGGACGCTCGGTCAGGTGGTCTACACCAGTGGCGACACGGAGGTCGCCTACCAGGCCGGGGGCGTCTGGCGAAAGGGCGAGGGAGCGGCCCGGATGGTCTCGCCGCCGGAGTTCCACTACCGCTCGGCCACGCTCACGCTCCCCGTCGTCGTCGCCCGCGGGAGTGGCGGGGCGGGTGGCGGAGGTGCCTCCAGGGTCACCCTGCGCGAGGTGCCGAACTCCTTCGAGCGCGAGTACCCCGACGAGGGCCAGACCTACTCGACCGCACCCTCGCGTGTCTACGACAACCCGGTCCAGCAGGGGTTCATCCGCATCGAGGTCGAGAGCGAGTACTACGAGGGGTGGGCCGAGTACTTCCGGAGTCGCACCGACGGGAAGGTGAGCTCGTTCGACACCAACGAGACCGCTCGACTCGACCTCATCACCATCGGGACCATCGGGGACTTCACGATGCAGAGCGTCGGGGACACCATCCCGGTCCGCGGCTTCCCGACCGACGGGCACTCGCTGAACGACTTCCAGATCAGGCTCCGACCCGACTCCGGCCAGTCCTCGAACTTCAACAACCTGATGTGGTCGATGTCGGCGACGAGCGACGACGGCCAGCGACACCTCGAACTCGCCGTCAACGGCAACGGCGCGAAGTGCGGTGAGACCGTCACCGCCGCCGTCTACTACTCCGACGACGGGACCGCCACCTACGAGGGCTGGACCGCCCCCTACACGGTCCAGTGTAGCGGCGACGACATCTGGGTCGACGTCGACTTCACCGACAGCGGGACCACCGCCACCTACGAGTCGCTCTCCGGTCGCGACGGGAAACTCTACTCCTCGGAGACCGAGAACGACGAGGGGACGTTCCTCGGCTCCAGCGGCGTCCTCCCCAGCGACGACGACCACGGCGACATCGACCTCTCACCCGGGGAGACCCGGTCGATGGCGTTCGTCGTGCCCCACTACTTCTCCGAGTTCGGGACCGACCTCCCGCTGACCATCAACGAGGGGAACAACGCGGGGCAGTGTTACGCGACCGGTAACAAGAACCCGGACTGCGAGGCCTCCGCCGGGTACATCGACTATCCGGGCAGCGGGAAGGTCGTCACCTACCTCCACGTCACGGAGAACGGCCTCGAAGTCGAGTTCGACTGA